Genomic window (Myxococcota bacterium):
CGCTGTTCTCGTCGCTCGACAAGTTCGACTCGGGCACCGGCTGGCCGAGCTTCACGAGGCCGCTCGAGACCTCGAACGTCACGACCAAGACCGACCGCAAGCTGTTCTCGGTGCGCACCGAGGTGCGCTCGAAGCACGCCGACTCACACCTGGGCCACGTGTTCGACGACGGCCCGGCGCCGACCGGCAAGCGCTACTGCATGAACTCCGCGTCGCTGCGCTTCATTCCGGTGGAAAAGCTCCAGGCGGAGGGCTACGGGCAGTATCTCGCCGGCTTCGAGAAGGCGGGGGTCAAGGTGCGGCCCGCGTCCGACCGGCGCGAGACGGCGGTGCTGGCCGGCGGCTGCTTCTGGGGCGTGGAGGACCTGCTGCGCGAGCTGAACGGCGTGATCTCGGTCGAGGTCGGCTACACCGGCGGCAGCGTGCCCAACGCGACCTACGAGCACCACGAGGGTCACGCCGAGGCGGTGAAGATCGTGTACGACCCGGCGCGACTCACTTACGACGAGCTCTTGCGCTTCTTCTTCCGCATCCACGACCCGACCACGAAGAACCGCCAGGGCAACGACGTCGGCACGTCGTACCGCTCCGCGATCTTCTACGAGAACGACGAGCAGAAGAAGGTCGCCGAAGAGGTGAAGGCCGAGGTCGAGGCCTCGGGCAAGTGGCGCAAGCCGATCGTGACCGAGATCGTGCAGGCCGGGCCGTGGTGGCGCGCCGAGGAGTACCACCAGGACTATCTGCAGAAGCACCCCGGCGGCTACACCTGTCACTACGTGCGCGATTTCGACTTCGACAAGAAATGATCGAGCTCAAGCGCGAGAACGGTGTCGCCACGCTGGCCATGCGCAGCGGCGAGAACCGTTTCAACCCGCCGTTCATCGGCGAGCTCTCGCGCGCGCTCGACGAGGTCGAGGCCAGCGAGGAGCCGACCGCGCTGGTGCTCACGGGCGACGGGAAGTTCTTCTCGAACGGCCTCGACCTGGCCTGGATGTCGGGCGAGGGGCGCGACCGCGCGGGCGAGGTGCTGCGCGGCATGCTCGGCATCTTCGCGCGGCTGCTGTCTTCGCCGATCCCCTCGGTCGCGGCGCTGAACGGCCACGCGTTCGCGGGCGGCGCCATGCTCGCGCTGGCCTGTGACTTCCGGGTCATGCGCAGCGACCGCGGCTTCTTCTGCATTCCCGAGATCGACCTCGGGCTCCCGCTCCACCCCGCGATGGCGGCGCTGATCCAGGCGCGCCTGCCCAAGCTCACCGCCCACGAGGCCATCGTCACCGGCAAGCGCTACGGCGGAGCCGAGGCGCAGGCGCGCGGCATCGTCGACGTCGCCGTGCCGGCGGTCGACCTGATGCCGAAGTCGCTCGCGCTGGCCGCGCCGCTCGCGGGCAAGAACCGCGGAGTCATGCAGGCGCACAAACGGCTGCTGTACGCGGAAACCCTGCGCCTGCTCACCAGCACCTGACTCATGATCGGCGTCGAGGAGTTCGTCGAGCGGCTGTGCAGGATCTGCGCGGCTTCGGGACCGCGGCCATTCCCGCGCGCGCGCCGTGACCGGGAGATCCTGGTCGAGAGCATCCTGCTGGGACTGGACAGCGGCCGGACTTACGAGGAGCGCGAGATCAACGCGCGTCTGAAGGCCTGGCTGAGAGACGTTGCGCCCTCGCTCGAGACCGACCACGTGACCTTGCGCCGTCTGCTGGTGGACGTGCACCGGCTCGAGCGCACCGCCAGCGGCAGCTCCTACCGGGTGGCCTTCTCGTCAAAGATGACTGCTTTCGAGCTCGCGGTGTACGACCTCGACCTCACGGCCACGATCGCCGCGTATCGCGAGTACGACGAGAAGCGGAGGCGCGAGAAGCGCGCCGCGGCCATCACCTCGAGGAGTGACTGATCGTGGAGTTCCAGCTGCGCGCGATCGGCACGGTGCGCTCGTCCGCGAACGAGAAGGTCGACGAGAACTGGGGTGCGGTGGAGTCTCTGATCGAGATCGAGCCGGAGCTCCGCCCCGGCTTGCGCGGACTGGAGCAGTTCTCGCACGTGCTGGTGGTGGCGCTGCTGCACGGCGCCCGGTTCGAGCCGGCGCGGCACCTGGTGCGCCGGCCGCGCGGCCAGGCCGACATGCCGGAGCTCGGCATCTTCGCGCAGCGCGCCAAGGACCGGCCGAACCCGCTCGGCATCACGGTCGTGCCGCTCGTCGGCGTGACTCCCGAGGGCGTGCGCGTGCGCGGGCTCGATGCGATCGACGGCACGCCGATCCTCGACCTGAAGCCCTACTTCCCGCAGTTCGACTCGGCCCCCGGTGCGCGCGTCCCGGAGTGGGTCGAGAGACTCATGCGCGGATACTTCTGACCCGCGGATCGCGAGTGGCGAACTTTCGCCGGCTGGCGGATCGTCTCCACGTGCCTGGAGTGATCCGTCACGCGCTCGCGATCGCGGTCCTGCCCATGACCGTCACGATCCTGGTGCCGATCTGGCTCACCCGGCGCTGGCCCACGGACGGCGGCGCGTTCCCTGACTCGTTCCTCGAGTCGCTCTCGGTCGCGGCGGGGCTGGTGTTTCTCGGGCTGGGCGCGGGGCTCTTCGCCGCCTGCCTGCGCCGCTTCGCCGGCGAAGGCGACGGCACGCTCGCGCCCTGGGACCCGCCCCGGGTGCTGGTGGTGCGCGGCCCCTACAGATACGTGCGCAATCCGATGATCACGGGCGTGATCGCGGTGCTGCTGGGCGAGGCGCTGGTGCTGCGCTCGCTGCCGCTGTGCGCCTGGGCGCTGGCCTTCACCGCGCTCAACCTGGTGTACATACCGCTGGTCGAAGAGCCCGACCTCGAGCGCCGCTTCGGTGACTCGTACCGGCGCTACTGCGAGCACGTGCCGCGCATCGTGCCGCGTTCCACGCCCTGGAGCGGCTAGCATGAAGGACGAGATCCTCGCGCGCGTCGAGCGCGAGCTCGGCGTGCCCGGGTTGGCCGAGAAGCTCGCGACCGAAATCCAGCAGGCCGACCTGCACTCACTTCTGCTCGAGGTGTTCCGGCGCCGCGCCGCCGGGCGCACGCCCGCCGACCTGGTCGCCGACTGGGCCCGGAACCGCTTCGTGCGCCCGTCGTCCGCCGACCCGCAGGCGCTGGCGCGCTTCGACGTGGCGGCCTTCGCGGCGCTGCCCGGCGGCTTCGAGCCGATCGAGCTCGGGCCGGTGACTCCGCTGGGCACGAGCTCGGTGCTGGCCACGGTGCACCAGGACAAGGTGTTGGCCTCGATCCGCTCCGTGGAGGTGCTGTCCGACGCCACCAACGCGCTCGCGCTCGAGTGCGCGGCGCGCCGGCGCAAGTCGCCTGCGCCCGTGCACCTGGCGGCGAGTCACCGGCACCTGCGCACGTCGCAGCTCTCGGGGCCGCTGTCGCTCGCGCACTTCCGGCTGTTCGCGCTGTGCAGCGCGGGCCGTGACTCGCGCGGCGCA
Coding sequences:
- a CDS encoding bifunctional methionine sulfoxide reductase B/A protein translates to MKLVWIAALVLLAAAGARADVKGDPYVDYKKPSDKELAQKLTPEQYDVTQREGTEAPFRNEYWNNHQPGIYVDVVSGEPLFSSLDKFDSGTGWPSFTRPLETSNVTTKTDRKLFSVRTEVRSKHADSHLGHVFDDGPAPTGKRYCMNSASLRFIPVEKLQAEGYGQYLAGFEKAGVKVRPASDRRETAVLAGGCFWGVEDLLRELNGVISVEVGYTGGSVPNATYEHHEGHAEAVKIVYDPARLTYDELLRFFFRIHDPTTKNRQGNDVGTSYRSAIFYENDEQKKVAEEVKAEVEASGKWRKPIVTEIVQAGPWWRAEEYHQDYLQKHPGGYTCHYVRDFDFDKK
- a CDS encoding enoyl-CoA hydratase/isomerase family protein translates to MIELKRENGVATLAMRSGENRFNPPFIGELSRALDEVEASEEPTALVLTGDGKFFSNGLDLAWMSGEGRDRAGEVLRGMLGIFARLLSSPIPSVAALNGHAFAGGAMLALACDFRVMRSDRGFFCIPEIDLGLPLHPAMAALIQARLPKLTAHEAIVTGKRYGGAEAQARGIVDVAVPAVDLMPKSLALAAPLAGKNRGVMQAHKRLLYAETLRLLTST
- a CDS encoding DUF2087 domain-containing protein, with the translated sequence MIGVEEFVERLCRICAASGPRPFPRARRDREILVESILLGLDSGRTYEEREINARLKAWLRDVAPSLETDHVTLRRLLVDVHRLERTASGSSYRVAFSSKMTAFELAVYDLDLTATIAAYREYDEKRRREKRAAAITSRSD
- the tsaA gene encoding tRNA (N6-threonylcarbamoyladenosine(37)-N6)-methyltransferase TrmO, which codes for MEFQLRAIGTVRSSANEKVDENWGAVESLIEIEPELRPGLRGLEQFSHVLVVALLHGARFEPARHLVRRPRGQADMPELGIFAQRAKDRPNPLGITVVPLVGVTPEGVRVRGLDAIDGTPILDLKPYFPQFDSAPGARVPEWVERLMRGYF
- a CDS encoding isoprenylcysteine carboxylmethyltransferase family protein, whose amino-acid sequence is MPGVIRHALAIAVLPMTVTILVPIWLTRRWPTDGGAFPDSFLESLSVAAGLVFLGLGAGLFAACLRRFAGEGDGTLAPWDPPRVLVVRGPYRYVRNPMITGVIAVLLGEALVLRSLPLCAWALAFTALNLVYIPLVEEPDLERRFGDSYRRYCEHVPRIVPRSTPWSG